One window from the genome of Actinomycetota bacterium encodes:
- a CDS encoding TldD/PmbA family protein, protein MTPRGIGDDRALGLVEAALRVDGADEVEATLVSEVGGLTRFADSVIHQHTERADAQLKVRVVTSRRSATVSTNQLTPESIRDAGRRALEMASLSPPDAAYPGLPSDGGAPLPDADEVASRYDGETAEATPRWRGERVREVVDAAGGRPAAGFFSTQANECALANTNGIRRYGRLTVAAFTGMVRSDDGSAHHEEAAPRASAIPVGEVAERLAADADRARGATDIDPGTYPVVLLPLAVAEMVQYLAYVGFGARDVLNEESFLVDWAGRPCAAPVVTIADDVGDPASLGPAFDWEGVWRQRVAVIDGGVATGPVYDTRTAAEAGTVTTGHSTGSREYGPFPANLVVGAGDSAVEELIGGIDRGLLVPRFWYVNVVNARETVLTGMTRDGLFRIEDGKVAGPVHNLRFTQNVLEALRACSGVGRETLVQSSGWDSVVAPALRLDRFTFTSGTSH, encoded by the coding sequence CGAGGCCGCGCTGCGGGTCGACGGCGCCGACGAGGTGGAGGCCACGCTGGTGTCAGAGGTCGGCGGCCTGACCCGCTTCGCCGACTCGGTGATCCACCAGCACACCGAGCGGGCCGACGCCCAGCTGAAGGTGCGGGTGGTCACCAGCCGGCGTTCGGCTACCGTGAGCACCAACCAACTGACCCCCGAATCGATCCGCGACGCGGGCCGCCGGGCCCTCGAGATGGCCTCCCTCTCCCCACCCGACGCCGCATACCCGGGCCTGCCTTCGGACGGCGGCGCCCCGCTGCCGGACGCCGACGAGGTGGCGTCCCGCTACGACGGCGAGACCGCCGAGGCCACCCCGCGCTGGCGGGGCGAACGGGTGCGGGAGGTGGTGGATGCTGCAGGCGGCCGCCCCGCAGCCGGCTTCTTCTCCACCCAGGCCAATGAGTGCGCCCTCGCCAACACCAACGGCATCCGGCGCTACGGGCGCCTCACGGTGGCCGCCTTCACCGGGATGGTGCGCTCGGACGACGGCAGCGCCCACCACGAGGAGGCCGCCCCCCGGGCATCGGCCATCCCGGTCGGTGAGGTCGCCGAACGCCTGGCTGCGGATGCCGACCGCGCCCGGGGCGCCACGGACATCGACCCAGGCACCTATCCGGTGGTGCTCCTGCCCCTGGCGGTGGCCGAGATGGTCCAGTACCTGGCGTACGTGGGCTTCGGCGCCCGGGACGTGCTGAACGAGGAGTCGTTCCTGGTGGACTGGGCGGGCCGGCCGTGCGCCGCCCCGGTGGTGACCATTGCCGACGACGTCGGCGACCCTGCCAGCCTCGGCCCGGCCTTCGACTGGGAGGGCGTGTGGCGCCAGCGGGTGGCGGTGATCGATGGCGGCGTCGCCACGGGCCCGGTCTACGACACCCGCACCGCGGCCGAGGCGGGCACCGTGACCACCGGCCACTCGACCGGCTCCCGGGAGTACGGGCCGTTCCCGGCCAACCTGGTGGTGGGGGCGGGCGACTCCGCCGTCGAGGAGCTGATCGGCGGGATCGACCGGGGCCTGCTGGTGCCCCGCTTCTGGTACGTGAACGTAGTGAACGCCCGGGAGACGGTCCTGACCGGCATGACCCGGGACGGGCTCTTCCGCATCGAGGACGGCAAGGTGGCGGGCCCGGTCCACAACCTGCGCTTCACCCAGAACGTGCTCGAGGCACTCCGGGCATGCTCCGGGGTCGGGCGGGAGACGCTGGTGCAGTCGTCGGGGTGGGACTCGGTCGTGGCGCCGGCGCTGCGCCTAGACCGTTTCACCTTCACGAGCGGCACCAGCCACTGA
- a CDS encoding DUF3054 domain-containing protein yields the protein MNRTALLAAGDTAVFAVFTTVGLFSHNDGFTVGHFARNFIPLTLCWFLVSFITETYTSGGPIRVGINWLLGVTAGIIVRKWWVGSPDGRQFWTFLAVALITNGVFLLIWRGIASRIAPRPAASVAGAAREGETV from the coding sequence ATGAATCGCACGGCCCTCCTCGCCGCCGGCGACACCGCAGTGTTCGCCGTCTTCACCACCGTGGGGCTCTTCTCCCACAACGACGGCTTCACCGTCGGCCACTTCGCCCGCAACTTCATCCCGCTGACGCTGTGCTGGTTCCTCGTGTCCTTCATCACCGAGACCTACACGAGCGGCGGCCCCATCCGGGTGGGGATCAACTGGCTGCTGGGCGTCACGGCCGGCATCATCGTGCGGAAGTGGTGGGTGGGCAGCCCGGACGGGCGCCAGTTCTGGACGTTCCTCGCCGTGGCTCTCATCACCAACGGCGTGTTCCTGCTCATCTGGCGGGGGATCGCCTCCCGGATCGCCCCCCGGCCGGCGGCGTCAGTGGCTGGTGCCGCTCGTGAAGGTGAAACGGTCTAG